In the Paenibacillus sp. FSL R7-0337 genome, GTCCAGATCACGCCGGATCGTCTCCGTCGTCACCCCGAACCGCTCCGCGAGAAAATGCACCTGCACCTTCCCCTCAAGCTCCAGCTGGGCGAGAATCGTGTGCTTGCGTTCTTCATAGGTCAGCGACATCCATACTTCCTCCAGTCGGTGTTGATTTTATATAGAATGTACTTTTATTTTTTCTATGTTGGGATTGGCCGTGACACCAGAGAATAGTTGGCCCTCCAGCCGCTGTTGTCCCAGATTCCCTTGATTCAGCCACTTTTCGCGGGAGAAATCCGGTGACGGCTGCTGCACGAAAGTAACCAGTCCCAATGTATGCGAAAAACAGCATACATTCTGCTACACGAACTAGTAGAGCATCAGGTTAAAAAGGATGGATAAGTTTGTTAAACCCTATCAACCCAAAATCTAACGGACCGGTGAGATCTTATCTCCGCGAAAACGCCACTTTTTGCAGCGTAACGGACTCAGGCGAACTTATAGTCTCTCAATGAGACGTTTCGGAGCTGAAGTGCAAAGGATAAGGCCTATTCTAGCTCCATGGAGTCCGTTACTCGCCCAATTGGCGATTTTCTTCCCAAATAAGCGCACCTCAGTCCCTTACGATAAGCCAAGAGCCCCTGAAGAACAAGGCCCGCTTGGAAAAAAAGATGTAATTTGAAGGGGAATTGCGTCTGCTCCACTATTTTAAATCCGATAAGGTACTAGTTAGTAAATTCAAATTTTTTTGGGTATCTCTAGTCGAAATGTTGTTTCTAGTGTATTGATGTTGTTTTCACCAGTATATGAATCTGAATTCCACTTGTCAATGCGGCCCCTTTGCCACAGAAGCATCCTTGGTAGATATATGGGTATGGCACACATTGTATGAACTACAGTAGAATGAGCTTTTGCCTAATATCGTGCTAATTCTATTGCAGAGAATACAATCATCCCATAGGAGGCTTGACAGAATAACCAAACGAGCCTAAAATCAACATGAAACAACACAAAGAAACATAAATCAACAACACATTGAATCAACAAACGCCGCACTATTACATCACCACACGCCTTACTGCCATACCCATAATCGGATTGACAAGAGAGGGGATTTCCCGCATGAACAGTAAATTATCATTTCGGCCAGACGGCACCTTCACCATCGTACAGTTCACTGACCTCCACTGGATGGATGGAAGAGCAGAGGATCAGCAGACCCGGGAGCTGATGGAGCTGGTGCTGAAGGCGGAGCAGCCGGACCTGGTTATTTTCACAGGGGATACGATCTATACGGGTCCGGTCCGTGAAGGCGAGCTTCCTTGCCAGGACCCCAAGCAGGCCTTCCGCGATGCCGTGGCTGCTGTAGTGAATTCCGGTGTGCCTTGGGCGTTCGTATACGGCAACCACGACACGGAGAACGGAGTGACCTACAGCGAGCTGATGGAGATTGCGCAGGAGTCCCCGCAGTGTCTGGCTGAGGCTGGTCCGGCGGAGCTGGCAGGTTCAAGCAATTACGTCCTGGAGATTGAAGGCGCGGGCAATCATGCGGGAGCCATCCTCTATATGCTCGATACGGGTGCCTACTCTCCGCTGGAGCAGATTCCCGGGTATAGCTGGGTCCGGCGCAACCAGATGGATTGGCTGGCAGAGCAGTCTGCGCGGCTGAATCCCGGAGAAGGTCAAGCGAAGCGGCCTGCACTGGCATTCTTCCATATCCCGCTGCCCGAATATGACGAGATGTGGAACACCCAAGTTTGTTACGGACACAAGTATGAACGGGTCTGCGCTCCGGTTCTGAATTCAGGGTTATTCGCTGCGCTCGTAGAGATGGGCGATGTGGCAGGCACCTTTTGCGGACATGACCATATCAATGATTTCACCGGCACGCTGCATGGCATCCGCCTCAGCTATGGCCGGGCAACCGGCTATAATACCTACGGGCACGACAACCTCAAGCGGGGCGCGCGCGTCATCCGTCTAGAGCAGGACCAACCGTCCTTCGACACCTGGCTCCGGCTGGCAGACGGCTCCCGTTGCACAGAACAGCCCGCCCATACACCTCTCCCTGCTGCAGGGTTCACAACACTAACTACTTCTTGAGGGGCTGACAATCAATGCTGCTGCCAATTCTTTTGGTGCTGGCTTCCGGAATGTGCCACGCGGTGTGGAGCATGTTCACCAAAAGAAGCCTGAATAAAAGCATCTTCCTGTGGTCGATCATGATGGTCTCCACGGTGCTGCTGCTGCCGGTACTGCTTATCGAGCTGTGGACACAGCCGCTGGCCGCCGGTGCTTACGCCCTGCTGCTGCTGTCTGTAGCGCTGCAGGCCTTATATTCCTGGCTTTTATCCATAACCTATGAGATGGGCGACCTGTCCCAGATCTACCCGGTGATGCGGGGGACAAGCACGCTGCTGATCCCGCTGATCGGCGTTATTTTCCTGAAAGAATCCTTGTCTGCCTATGGCTGGATCGGGATCTGCTGCATGCTCGGCGGCTTCGCTGTCCTCAGCGGAATAGGCTCCCGAAGAAGCCACCCCGCTTCATCCGGCTCTGTGTCCGGCACTCCTTCTGCATCCGGCCCCGGCACTACCTTAGGCTACTACACACCGGTACTTATGGCCCTCTGCGTGGGATTATGCACTACCTGCTACGTGTTCGTCGATAAGCTGAACCTTCAGCATATGTCGCCGCTGGCCCTGCTTGAGGTGACCAATATCGGCTTCGTTGCCGGACTGACCCCCGCGGTCCTGAGATCGCGGAAGCTGCTTGAAGAGTGGCGCCGCAACACATTCACCATCCTGCTGGGCAGCGTGCTGAATCCGGGCTCCTATCTGCTGTTCCTGTTCGCACTTCAGCAGGCACCGCTCGCCCACATCAGCCCGCTGCGGGAGATCGGAACCATATTCGCTACGCTCCTCGGTGTGTTGCTCTTGAAGGAGCGGCAGGGCCTGCGGCGGATGATATGCTCGGTTGTCATTTTTTGCGGAATTTTGCTAATTGGCATCTGGGGGTAAGCAGGATAAGGATCACAGATGTCGAATTGAAACCGTATGATGAAGATAACCTCTGTGAGTACACACCTAATGAAGGCACGAGCCAGATTCAACCTCAAGCAGGCTATATTGCTGCTTTTCTACTTAACCATTCTGATCAGTCTGCGCTATCTGTGGTTCAATGCCAATACAGCGTCTGAGCATCCCGAGGCACAACAAGGTGTGCTGGATATGCGGGGCTGGGACTTCGTGAATTCCCCATCCATCCAGCTGGATGGAGAATGGGAGTTCTATCCCGGCCAGCTCCTGGGCTATGAGGATTCCGCTGCACTGGCTGCGTCCACACCGCATGTTGTCCAGGTTCCCGGTGACTGGAGCAGCGGCTTCCCCGAAGGGGAGCAATCCTCTCTGGGCTATGGTACATACAAGCTGCGTATACTTTTAGATCCGTCACAGACCGAGTCTTACGGCTTCTGGATTCAGCGGATTCAGGCCGCCTCCAGCATCGATATTAACGAGCAGAGAGAGACCAGCTTCGGGAAGCTGGCCGCGAATAGCGGAGACTATATCCCCAAGGCGGTCTCTTACACCGCAGCCTACGATGAGCCGGGCAGGCAGGAGATTGTTCTCCTCGTCCGGGCAGCCAACTACGACCATCCGCTGGAGGGCGGGATTGTGAGGTCGATTCGCTTCGGCTCCCAAGCAGCGGTGGATACTGAACGGATGTATTCGATCGGCTTCCAGCTGGTCAGCTTTGTGATCATGATGCTTCATGCGCTGTATGCAAGCATTCTATACTTTTTCAACCGGCGGGAGCATGTGTTCGTGCTCTTCTTCCTGCTGCTGCTCGCTGTAGCGGTCTCCATCATCGCCGACAACGATGCGATTCTGCTGATCTGGTTCCCCATTAACTATACCTGGGCGCTGAAGATCAAGCTGCTGTCCTATCCGGCGATCTCCCTGTTCATGCTGCTGCTGACGCGCAGCTTCTATACTCATGGGCGCTCCGGCCGTCTATTGAAGGGATATGTGGCTGGACTGCTTATCTACACCGTCTATGTACTCGTTCTACCTGTTCAGTTGGTGATGTATGGAAAAATATTTTTCTCTCTGCTCTATCTGCTTCCTGTAGCTGCAGTTATCTACCATATCGGCCGGATGGTTTGGCGGAAGGAACAGGACTCCTTCTTCCTGCTGTTCGCTGCTGCCGCCATCGGCTCCAGTGTCATTGGCGGCGCCCTGGAATCGAACAGCCGGATAAGTATCCAGTATTATCCCGTTGATATGATAGCAGCCATTATCGGCTTCTCCTCCTACTGGTTCAAGCGGTACTTCCGCAATGCGGAGGAGAACCGGCTGCTCAACCAGCAGCTGAAGGAGAGCGACCGGAAGAAGGACGAATTCCTGGCGAATACCTCCCATGAGCTGCGGACACCGCTGCACGGTATTATCAGCATTGCCCAGACTGTAGCCTCCAAGGAACAACAGGTGCTGGACGAACAGAGCTCTAAGGATCTGGAGCTGCTCATTACGATCAGCCGCAGAATGTCCCTGATGCTGGGCGATCTGCTCGATGTGACCCGTCTGCAGGAGAAGCGGATTATCCTCCAGCGCGAGCCGCTGGCCATGGGTTCACTGGTCTCGGGCGTGCTGGGGATGTTCGAATTCATGATCGAAGGCAAACGGCTGCAGCTGCGTAATGAGCTTCCCGCTTCATTGCCGCCGGTCTGGGGGGATGAGAAGCGGATTGTGCAGATCCTCTATAACCTGCTGCACAATGCCATCAAGTACACGCAGGACGGAACGGTCACCGTATCCGCTGCAGCCGACGGCAAGCTTGCGTGGATCAGCGTAGCCGACACCGGAGCGGGAATCGACAAGGAGACGCAGGAGCGGATCTTCTCGCCGTATGAGCAAGGCAGCAAAGGCATCATTGACGGCGGCGGCATCGGTCTCGGCTTAAGCATCAGCAAGCAGCTGACCGAGCTGCATGGCGGAGATCTCACTGTTGACTCAGAGCCGGGCAAAGGGTCAGTGTTCACCTTCACCCTGCCGCTGGCCTCCTCTGCCGGGGCCCGGGAGATGGCGGACCAGGAACCAGCCTCGCAGGGGCAGCCGGACAACCCGGAACTGCAGGAGATGCTGCTGGAGGAAGGCCGGCTGCTGCTACAGCAGCCCGATATCCGCAATCTCATAGTCCCTATGGAATTAACGAATCCGCCGCAGATACAGGATGCCTCCCAGACGGCCAAATCTCTGATTCTGGCCGTCGATGATGATCCGGTCAATCTCAAGGTGCTCGCCAGCATGCTCTCGGCAGAGCATTATCAGCTGGTCACCGCCACCAGCGCCGAGGAAGCCTTGGAGCTGCTTGGCACCGAGCCGTGGGATCTGCTGATCGCCGATGTGATGATGCCGTACATGTCCGGCTATGAATTGACGCGGATCGTCCGGCAGCGCTTCTCCATCTCGGAGCTGCCGATCCTGCTGCTCACGGCCCGCAACCAGCCTGCGGACATCTATACCGGCTTCATGGCCGGAGCCAACGACTATGTCACCAAGCCGGTAGATGCGCTGGAGCTGAAATACCGGGTCCGCTCACTGACCGGACTGAAGCAGTCCATTACCCATGGCCTGCGGCTGGAGGCCGCTTACCTCCAGGCACAGATTCAGCCTCATTTCCTGTTCAACACGCTGAACGCGCTGCTGGCGCTGAGTGAATTCGACCTGCCGAAGATGCGTGATCTCGGGGAGGCCTTCTCCTCCTACCTGCGCATCAGCTTCGATTATATGAATTCGCAGCAACTCGTCGGATTATCCCATGAGCTGGAGCTGGTAGAGTCCTATCTCTTCATTGAGAAAGCGCGCTTCGAGGAACGCCTGCAGATCGAATGGGAGGTTGATCCCGGCATCGAGCTGCTGCTTCCTCCGCTCACCCTTCAGCCGATTGTGGAGAACGCCGTCAGACACGGCCTGCTAAGCCGCAAAGCCGGAGGTAAGCTATCGATCCGCATTCACCGCCAGAAGGGCTACACCTCCTTCGAAGTGGAGGATAACGGCAAGGGCATGAGCGAGGAACAGGTGGCCCGTCTGCTCGATGACACCTTCCTGGCCCACCGCGGCATCGGCCTGCTGAACACCAACCGGCGGCTGACCCAGCTCTACGGCGAAGGCCTCGTCATCCGCAGCCAGCCCGGGGCTGGCACTACGGTATCCTTTGTGATTCCTGAGCGGAGGCAGGGCTGATCCTTTAGCTGTGTAGCTCAGACTTTTGACCACAACATAAAGCAAAGCAGCGATTCTCCAATACCGAGAACCGCTGCTTTTTTTTGAGTTTAGATCTAATTTAGTATTTCAACTGATATAACCGGTAGATCAAGGCTGCAGCCTCTGCTTTACTGGCGGTCTGGGCAGGGCGGAAGCTCTGATCCCCGAAGCCTTCGAACAGATGCATACTCTTGGTCAACGCCACACTGGATGCCGCCCATTTCGATATTTTGGCTCCATCTGTGAAGGCTGCAATCACTGCTGCCGGCTGAGCAACAGCTGATTTACCGTTGTACGCTGTAAGTGCACGTGCAAGCATTGTTGCAATCTCTTCACGTGTGATGGTTGCCTCAGGGTCAAAAGCAGCCGGCGATTTGCCGTTAATGATTCCGGCTGCATAAGCCGCAGCAATCTCATCACTGTAAGGATTGGTTGGCTTAATATCCTTGAACGGCAAGGCCAGCCCTTCCCCGTTCAACCCGTAAGCTCTGGCGATCATTGCCGCGAACTGTTCGCGGGTAATCTTGTCAGATGGAGCAAATGCTCCGCCTTCGTCCAGGATTCCCTTAGTCAACAGGTAATTGATCTCTTTAACTGCCCAGTGACTGGCAGGGACATCTGTGAATGCAGCCGCTCCAAGCATCACAGTGTACTTGCTGAAGTGTCCTCTCGGTGCCGTTACAGTTTGAGTAACAGGATCATATTTACCGCCAACCGCTTCCCAGGTAAGACTCTTCTCATTCAGGACGTACACGGTCAGATTCTCCAGATTCGCCTCTGAATATTTCGAAATATCAATGGCTGACACATCAAAGGTCACATCGATCGGCTTGGCGAAGCTCTTCACCGGCTGGCCGTCAACAGAAGCACTGAATTCCATCACTGGGATATTGGCCAGCGATTCTGCCTGACGGGGTTTGTTAATTACAGCATTCTCTACCACTTCTGCTGCCAGATTAATCTTCTGGCCTGCCTCCACCTTACCGAAGGTATCCGGCTCAATGGTGAATGCCGTCTGATCCATTTGAATCTTCAATCCGGCAATGTCATTCTCCCGCACCAAGGTAAGAATCTCTGATGGGAGCGTGGTGTTGAGCTTATGAATCCCTTTATCCACTGGAGGTACTTTCACCGTCAGGCTCAGCTTCAGGTCAGCAGCCGTTCCAGCTCCAAGCTTGCTAGTCAGCTCTCCAGCGACGGATGCTAATGCCTGCTTGGCCGTTTCAATCTGTGCGCTGATGAATCCCGAATCCAGCTGCGAAGAGACGGCGTTTCCTTCTACAGTTACATTGTCTTTGGCAATTGTAGCTTCGCCAGCTTTGTTCAGCGCGGCCTGGCTGGAAAGTATAACAGCATCCTTCAGCTTCTGAACCTCTTCAGCCTTGATGCCCTGCGCGTTATTCAGCACCGCAGCCGCATTATTAATGAGGGCCTGGGCAATTTCTACTGCCTTGCTGGAGCTATCCAGCTTGTTCAGTAAATAAGGCGCACTATCCACCAATTGCGTAATAGAACTCACAATCTTCTGTTTCTCTGCGGAATCCTGAATAGTTCCCAGCAGCTGCGCTGCTGAATCCATGGCCTGAGACAAGCTCTTGCTGTTCTGTTCAGCTTGTGCAGGAGTGTTAGCCGATTTGAGTGACTCGGCCATGCTGGACAGCGCATTCTGTGCTGCCGTGGCTTTCTCTGCTGCGGAGCCGGAAGTATTCTTGAGCAAGTCCTTCAGCTTATCATTCTGCTGCTGAACATTCGCGTCAGTCCCTGTTACCGCAGCCGGAGCGGGAGCAGCCGGTGTTGCTGCTGGTCCAGGTGCTCCTGGTCCGCTTCCTCCTGGTCCGCTTCCCCCTGGTGCCGGTGCGGGATTAGGATTCGTTCCGGTATTGCCGCCGTTACCTCCATTATCGCTTCCTGGCAGATTAGGGCCTGGATTAACCACAGTATCTCCCGACGACTCCAGGATTACTTTTTTGTCCAGGGTATAGGTCTGTCCATCGATGGTCATTGAAGCTTTGATCACATAAGTTCCGTCAGTCAACATCTTGTTTTCTGTATTATCATAAGTCATTGCTCTTAGCGGGTATACCAGAAAAGCCTCTTTGGTTAGCACCTTTCCCGCTTCGTTCTGAAGCTCATAAGTAGCCTTGTCCGGGTACAGACTCATGCTGCCAATGCTAGTTCCGCCATTGGCAACCAGAATTTGCGGCTTCTTGATTTGTCCGATGGAGTTGCCTGCTGTATCGACCAGTCCAATCTCAATCAAGGTCGAACCAGCGGGCCGGATTAATTTGCCATTCTGCAACCCCACAATATCCAGCCCTTTCAAGGCAAGTGGCGTAATCTGGGTGAGTGTACCTGCCTGCAGCGTTCCAGGTGCGAAATGAATATCGTACTGGTATTCGATGGCACCCTTGATTTGGTCTACAGATACTACTACATCGCCAGGGGTAATTTGCACCTGATTGGCATTGAACGCATAGCCTTGGAGTGTCGATTGGCCCGGTGTCGTATATTTAACCGCATAGATGGTTCCCGATTCAGGAGCCACCAGCGTAGCCAGCGCAGACGCACTATCATCCATCGACAAGCTATTGTCTCCTGCACCGATTACAACCTGATCACGGTATACAAAAGTGTCTAACCGGGTGTGTGCCAGCATACTGTAGGTTCCTTGAGTGGCGTAGAAATAATTCTCACCTGCAGGATTACTGTCGATCACATAAGGAATGTAATCCGTCTCTGCCAAATCCCGCCGCACCACATACAGCTCGTCAGCCGGCTGGTCTAATATAACCTTGCTGACTTCCTGAAGCTCTTGTCTTGCGTCCAGCACCAGCGAGTAATCCTTGCCGGGTTCTGTATTAATGGAGCCATACATGTAGTAACCATATTTGGCTTGCACTCCGTTATGGCTTCTGTTGTAGCGCATGAAGTCAACGTCTACAGTTGAAGGAGAATCTACCACCAGGAACCCCTGGGATTCAGGACTGCGAACATAAGAAGAGACGATAGAAGAAGAACCGTCACTTCTTGTGACTTTAGCCTGGATATTCGCATCGTCCAGCGGAACCCCGCCCGCATAGTTCCCGCCTTCAGCCTTATCAAGGCCCCGCACACGGATGACAGCCTGCGATTGCGGATTAATGATCGCTAGGTGCACACTTTTAGATAAATAATCAGTCTTCTTAAAATACAACTCACCTGCATAAAAAGCTTTGTCTGCCGGTATGGTGAATGTTCCCTGCTCATCGGTGGTGCCAAGCGCCTCCCCATAACCGCTGATCTGCACTCCAGCCACCGGTTGCCCCTGGGCACCCGTATCATGCTGGCGTACAGTAACCGTTACCTTCTGTGCCTGGTCAACAGTCAGGTATGGCTTGTCTACCAGGTCCACCAGCTTGCCATCATTGTCTCTGATCTCAATATCCAATTCGTTCTTCGGCAGAACCGTCAGCTCAGCCTCACTCAGCAATTCTCCCAGAACATAACCACTATTTATCCAGGTGCTTGGGAATAATTGAACCTTATATGTCCCTGATTTGGCAGGCTTCCAATCCCGCTGATTGATCCGCTGCAGCTTCCCTTCCTTTTGCTCAGTGGACCAATACAGAGAGTCATCCGAGATCACAGCGCCGCTCTCATCTGTGATGATCAGCTTATAATTACTGCTGAGATCAAGACGATTCTCATACTCATCTGTCACTTTCACCAGAACATTCACACTCTCGCCCAGAACAACCTGATTGCGGAATTCAGCCTGGTCATAGTAACTGGAGGCTTGCACCTGGAGACTGATCCCGGCCTTAAATGTACTCCCGCCACGGATGTTATACTCATCATCTGACGGAGTGAAGTATGAACTCAATAGAAGCTCATTCGGGTTGCTGTTAGAATCTGCACCGCCAAAAGTAGTGTTTGCCGTCAAGCGGTGAATTTGTTCACCCTTAGGTACATACAGATGATCGCCTACAGCAAGATTCATACTGATCTGGTTATAGTTATATCTTTCGTTCAGATAAGAGATGTTTATTTTACCACGCCCCATCCCCATAGCCGGTATCTGAAGTTGCAGCTTGCTGAAATCCTGGGAATGTCCATCATAGAATATTTCATGTTTTGCTTCGGTTGGCGTGATTTTATTACGGAATAAGATATTGACGCCGGTATCACGATTTCTTGCAAGCGACGTGAATTCATATTCCTTATTCTTCTCCAGATAGATACTTTGCCCGAAAAAGAGCTGAGAACCTCTCGCATTGTCTATCTGTTTGTACCTGGTATTATCAATGAGAGAATAGTTCTCTACATATACAGGCTCACCATCCAAGGAAGCACGGAAGCTAATCCGGCTGTAGTCACTGGCATCCTTGATGATTTCTTTGTGTGTCCCGTCTTCCGCCGCGTACAATGAAGAGGCAGGAATCTGGAACATATAAGCTTCACGGTTATCAGTGGCTATATAAGCTTTATAGTCCCCAGGCACCTCTCCTGTTCTGAATACCAGCACCGTATATCCCGGCACAGCAAACTGATTCGCCAATCCCCTAAGTCCGGAGTTGGTCAGGAACTGATCGGTGAACAGCTTCCCCTTGGCATTCAGATAACGGACAGCCACCATATATGTACCCGCTTGCTCCCGGTCAGTTACATAGATTGGCTTAGCTTCATACTGCTCGCTCCCCTGCTTAAGCAATACGAACATCACCGGAGTATTCAAGTATAATTGATGATTATCCCTAAGCTGAATCTGCCCGTTCTCATCCGTGGTATAGGAATAGGACTGATAATTCGCCCAGATCGCCACGGATCCCTTCACAAGCGGAACACCATTATTCAGGATGGTAAGCCTTACATTCTTATCATCGCTGCGGACCTCCGATTGTGTAGCACTTTCATATGTATTGGAATCCTTAGTCATCCGTTCTACAGAGATATCAATGCCCGTAGTTGAAGGCACACGGATGCTCTGCGGAGGTGTCATCACCAGCCCCTGCCCGCCCGTATATTCGGCATGAAGAGAATATTCTTCACCGGCAGCCAGCCCTTCAAAAGAAAGATAATTGTACTCCATAGAAGTATACACTGCATCCAGCACAGTCAGCTTGGCTTCACTTCTCGCCTTCACCTTACTGGCTATCTCCACATCTTCTTTCATAAGTACGAACTTAACCTCATTCAGAACCTTAAGATCGCTATAAGTCACATCTACTACACTATTGACCATGATCTTTTGTGTGCCATCCGGGAGCCGGTCATTCGAGACTACCCCTGCTCTGAACGAGGCGGCAGATACCTCAAGCACACTTAATAACGATAATAATAAGACCAGAACCATGGAAACCGCCGTTCTTAATTTCTTCGAATACATATTCCATCTCCTTCTCCCCAGTTCAATCAACACATTTTAACTTATAGTTAGATTATTACTCCCTCCCCAGTTAATCCTATTCAGAAGGCTCACAACAAGGATGTTACATTTATTTCGCGAAAATGTCTATTACTTCCTTACCAGGGGCCCAGAAAGTTAGCTCCCCCCAGTGTTTTGTCACAATTTGTCTAATATAATTCCAAAAAACATACAAAAAAAGACGAAGACTCTAAGGTCCCCGTCGTTCCTGTTCTACTATTCCTTACAACACCAAAGCCGCCGTCTCCCGCTTCAGCCACGCCCGGTGCTCCTCATCCAGCAGCGGAGCCAGCTTATCGTACACCTCAGCATGATAATGGTTCACCCAGTCCAGCTCCTCTATGCTTAGCATAGACGGCTCAATCGCCCGGGTATCTATCGGCAAATAACAGAGGTCTTCAAACTTCAGGAATCTACCGAACTCCGTAGTCACATCCTCCGTAATCAGCAGCGTGTTCTCCGTACGGATACCATGACGGCCTTCCTTGTAGACTCCCGGCTCTACCGTGATAATCATCCCAGGCTCCAGGACAACAGGATTCGGCTTGAAGCTGAACCGCTGCGGCTCCTCATGCACATTGGAGTAATAGCCTACACCATGCCCGGTTCCGCACTTGTAATCGAGGCCGTTATCCCACATCGGCTTGCGGGCGAGAATGTCGAGGGTAGATCCGGTGGAGCCATAGAGGAACTTGGCCGTAGACAGCGCAATCACAGACTTCAGCACCAGCGTGAAATCTCTCTTCTCCTCATCCGTCAGCGGGCCAAGCGCCAGCGTGCGGGTGATATCCGTTGTCCCGTTCTGGAAGTGCGAGCCCGAATCCAGCAGATACAGGCCTCTGGCTTCCAGCTCTACCGGATGGTCGGCAGACGGCGAATAGTGCATCATCGCAGCATTCGCGCCGTAGGCAGAGATACTGGAGAAGCTTAGCTCAGCGAATAAAGGCTGCTGCCGCCGCAGCTCCAGCCCCTTCTCATCGGCTTCAAGCTCGGTCACCGGACGGAGCGGAACCGTCTCCTGCAGC is a window encoding:
- a CDS encoding S-layer homology domain-containing protein, producing MYSKKLRTAVSMVLVLLLSLLSVLEVSAASFRAGVVSNDRLPDGTQKIMVNSVVDVTYSDLKVLNEVKFVLMKEDVEIASKVKARSEAKLTVLDAVYTSMEYNYLSFEGLAAGEEYSLHAEYTGGQGLVMTPPQSIRVPSTTGIDISVERMTKDSNTYESATQSEVRSDDKNVRLTILNNGVPLVKGSVAIWANYQSYSYTTDENGQIQLRDNHQLYLNTPVMFVLLKQGSEQYEAKPIYVTDREQAGTYMVAVRYLNAKGKLFTDQFLTNSGLRGLANQFAVPGYTVLVFRTGEVPGDYKAYIATDNREAYMFQIPASSLYAAEDGTHKEIIKDASDYSRISFRASLDGEPVYVENYSLIDNTRYKQIDNARGSQLFFGQSIYLEKNKEYEFTSLARNRDTGVNILFRNKITPTEAKHEIFYDGHSQDFSKLQLQIPAMGMGRGKINISYLNERYNYNQISMNLAVGDHLYVPKGEQIHRLTANTTFGGADSNSNPNELLLSSYFTPSDDEYNIRGGSTFKAGISLQVQASSYYDQAEFRNQVVLGESVNVLVKVTDEYENRLDLSSNYKLIITDESGAVISDDSLYWSTEQKEGKLQRINQRDWKPAKSGTYKVQLFPSTWINSGYVLGELLSEAELTVLPKNELDIEIRDNDGKLVDLVDKPYLTVDQAQKVTVTVRQHDTGAQGQPVAGVQISGYGEALGTTDEQGTFTIPADKAFYAGELYFKKTDYLSKSVHLAIINPQSQAVIRVRGLDKAEGGNYAGGVPLDDANIQAKVTRSDGSSSIVSSYVRSPESQGFLVVDSPSTVDVDFMRYNRSHNGVQAKYGYYMYGSINTEPGKDYSLVLDARQELQEVSKVILDQPADELYVVRRDLAETDYIPYVIDSNPAGENYFYATQGTYSMLAHTRLDTFVYRDQVVIGAGDNSLSMDDSASALATLVAPESGTIYAVKYTTPGQSTLQGYAFNANQVQITPGDVVVSVDQIKGAIEYQYDIHFAPGTLQAGTLTQITPLALKGLDIVGLQNGKLIRPAGSTLIEIGLVDTAGNSIGQIKKPQILVANGGTSIGSMSLYPDKATYELQNEAGKVLTKEAFLVYPLRAMTYDNTENKMLTDGTYVIKASMTIDGQTYTLDKKVILESSGDTVVNPGPNLPGSDNGGNGGNTGTNPNPAPAPGGSGPGGSGPGAPGPAATPAAPAPAAVTGTDANVQQQNDKLKDLLKNTSGSAAEKATAAQNALSSMAESLKSANTPAQAEQNSKSLSQAMDSAAQLLGTIQDSAEKQKIVSSITQLVDSAPYLLNKLDSSSKAVEIAQALINNAAAVLNNAQGIKAEEVQKLKDAVILSSQAALNKAGEATIAKDNVTVEGNAVSSQLDSGFISAQIETAKQALASVAGELTSKLGAGTAADLKLSLTVKVPPVDKGIHKLNTTLPSEILTLVRENDIAGLKIQMDQTAFTIEPDTFGKVEAGQKINLAAEVVENAVINKPRQAESLANIPVMEFSASVDGQPVKSFAKPIDVTFDVSAIDISKYSEANLENLTVYVLNEKSLTWEAVGGKYDPVTQTVTAPRGHFSKYTVMLGAAAFTDVPASHWAVKEINYLLTKGILDEGGAFAPSDKITREQFAAMIARAYGLNGEGLALPFKDIKPTNPYSDEIAAAYAAGIINGKSPAAFDPEATITREEIATMLARALTAYNGKSAVAQPAAVIAAFTDGAKISKWAASSVALTKSMHLFEGFGDQSFRPAQTASKAEAAALIYRLYQLKY